In Desulfomonile tiedjei DSM 6799, a genomic segment contains:
- a CDS encoding nucleoside 2-deoxyribosyltransferase, giving the protein MGTGFRGDGHRGQVHYELDCRIAVLAKVATDIGRMNEQGIRCSNAILGVLDGTEIDSGTACEIGFAAGLGKRCYGLRTDFRDLGDFEGLPINLQVLYFIKTRTSL; this is encoded by the coding sequence ATGGGAACAGGCTTTCGGGGCGATGGTCACCGAGGCCAAGTCCATTACGAACTGGACTGCCGTATCGCGGTACTCGCCAAGGTGGCCACAGATATCGGCCGCATGAATGAGCAGGGCATACGCTGCAGCAATGCTATTCTCGGAGTGCTTGACGGAACGGAGATTGATTCGGGTACGGCATGTGAAATCGGATTCGCCGCGGGCCTGGGCAAAAGATGCTACGGTCTTCGCACAGATTTCCGAGATCTCGGTGACTTTGAGGGGCTTCCCATAAATCTCCAGGTCCTCTATTTCATAAAAACAAGAACTTCCCTTTAG
- a CDS encoding AAA family ATPase, which yields MKQIAVYGKGGIGKSTITTNLSVCLAASGHKVLQIGCDPKHDSTRMLNHGSLQPTVLDTLRESGPAGINRDDIVRTGYGGVLTIEAGGPEPGIGCAGRGIISMFEILEKLEVITDDKERDSRKEHPREATGHLDENTILWFLPSERRSNAVPRFNMTTVYLASPLGFSPELKSYRDRIKARLKEIGCVIFDPWEQAFGAMVTEAKSITNWTAVSRYSPRWPQISAA from the coding sequence ATGAAACAAATCGCAGTATATGGAAAAGGTGGTATCGGCAAGTCAACGATCACGACTAATTTGTCGGTGTGTCTGGCCGCATCCGGCCACAAGGTGCTCCAGATCGGCTGTGATCCCAAGCATGACTCCACTCGAATGCTCAATCACGGGAGTCTCCAGCCGACCGTGCTCGATACTTTGAGGGAAAGCGGACCGGCCGGTATCAACCGTGATGACATCGTAAGAACCGGATACGGAGGTGTCCTGACCATTGAGGCGGGCGGGCCAGAACCCGGCATAGGGTGTGCCGGCCGCGGCATCATCTCCATGTTTGAGATTTTGGAAAAACTGGAGGTGATAACCGATGACAAGGAACGCGACTCGCGAAAGGAACATCCAAGGGAGGCCACTGGCCACCTTGACGAAAACACGATCCTGTGGTTCCTTCCAAGCGAGCGTCGCTCCAATGCTGTTCCGAGGTTCAACATGACCACCGTTTACCTTGCATCTCCCCTTGGATTTTCTCCTGAGCTGAAGAGCTATCGTGACAGAATAAAAGCCCGCCTCAAAGAAATCGGTTGCGTGATCTTCGATCCATGGGAACAGGCTTTCGGGGCGATGGTCACCGAGGCCAAGTCCATTACGAACTGGACTGCCGTATCGCGGTACTCGCCAAGGTGGCCACAGATATCGGCCGCATGA